A stretch of the Rhinoderma darwinii isolate aRhiDar2 chromosome 3, aRhiDar2.hap1, whole genome shotgun sequence genome encodes the following:
- the DUSP1 gene encoding dual specificity protein phosphatase 1: MVNMEICGMDCSTLKALLAERAHKCLVLDCRSFFSFSSSHIISSSNVRFSTIVKRRAKGSMGLEHIIPNEEQRCRLIAGLYEAVVLLDERTCELEPLRKDSTMMLAVSALCRDPRGSRIFFLKGGYEAFSSECPEFCNKCSPPVGLSLPLSASNVPGSADSNCTPCGTPLYDQGGPVEILPFLYLGSAYHASRKDMLDTLGITALINVSANCPNHFEGHYQYKSIPVEDSHKADISSWFNEAIDFIDSVKNKGGRVFVHCQAGISRSATICLAYLMRTNRVKLDEAFEFVKQRRSIISPNFSFMGQLLQFESQVLAPSCSAEVGSPSISVLDRGTSTTTVFNFPVSIPVHPAASSLSYLQSPITTSPSC; the protein is encoded by the exons ATGGTCAACATGGAGATTTGTGGCATGGATTGCAGCACGTTGAAAGCTCTCCTGGCAGAGCGGGCTCACAAGTGCCTGGTGCTGGACTGTAGATCGTTCTTCTCGTTCAGTTCTTCCCACATCATCAGCTCCAGCAATGTCAGGTTCAGCACAATAGTGAAGAGAAGGGCTAAAGGCAGCATGGGCTTGGAGCACATCATCCCCAATGAGGAGCAGAGGTGCCGGCTGATCGCAGGCTTGTATGAGGCCGTAGTGCTGCTGGATGAGAGGACTTGTGAGCTGGAGCCCCTCCGGAAGGACAGCACCATGATGCTGGCTGTCAGTGCTCTGTGCAGGGACCCCCGGGGCAGCAGGATCTTCTTTCTTAAAG GTGGTTATGAAGCATTTTCTTCTGAGTGTCcagaattctgcaacaaatgttcTCCTCCAGTGGGACTGAGCCTGCCTTTGAGTGCCAGCAATGTACCAGGCAGTGCAGATTCCAACTGTACCCCCTGTGGCACCCCACTATATGATCAG GGTGGACCAGTAGAAATCTTGCCCTTTTTGTACTTGGGCAGTGCCTATCATGCCTCCAGAAAGGATATGTTGGATACCCTTGGCATCACAGCCCTGATCAATGTTTCTGCCAACTGCCCCAACCACTTTGAGGGACACTACCAGTATAAGAGCATTCCTGTGGAAGACAGTCATAAAGCCGACATCAGCTCCTGGTTCAATGAAGCTATTGATTTTATag ACTCTGTCAAAAATAAAGGTGGAAGagtgtttgtccactgtcaagCTGGCATCTCTCGTTCCGCTACCATCTGTCTGGCTTATCTTATGAGGACTAATCGCGTGAAGCTGGATGAAGCTTTTGAGTTTGTCAAGCAGAGAAGGAGTATCATTTCCCCTAATTTCAGTTTTATGGGACAGCTTCTTCAGTTTGAATCTCAAGTACTAGCACCATCCTGCTCGGCAGAAGTGGGTAGCCCCTCAATATCAGTTTTGGACAGGGGAACATCTACTACTACTGTCTTCAATTTCCCAGTTTCCATCCCTGTTCACCCAGCAGCAAGCTCTCTGAGTTACCTTCAAAGTCCAATCACTACATCGCCAAGCTGCTGA